One Salvia miltiorrhiza cultivar Shanhuang (shh) chromosome 6, IMPLAD_Smil_shh, whole genome shotgun sequence genomic window, ccggacgagggagaacggagcaaaacaaGTGGACTGCGCATAGAGCCCGGTACCCCGCGgtcacgggcccgaccgcgggcctctacTCCAAAATCGTCCAGAACGCCAGACGGCACCCGCGGTctgggccgcggccgcgggccccCTCCAAAAGCTCTCCCACGGTCCTGTACCGTGGTCACGGCCGTGACCGCGATCAAAAGGCGGAATTGTGCGTTTTTGTGGGCCCAGACGGGATTTTTAGCCCCAAAACTCCTTTTCCCCCATCTTTTCTCAGACCATTCACATTCACACCCaatttcatcttccccaacactccaattccaaaccctagcctccatttctaccattttctctcttccacacattagaacaacaccaaaatcaaataagaaggggaagacttggaaaagAGCTCATCAAGACCACATGATTggagatcaagattataggatttgtctatgaatctctatctctctatatctttatttatgttttcttatgacttgagatttgcttttattatgaatatgcttggctaaaatctcttatcttagggattagattagatggatttgtaatggattgatttatttgtttaatatatatcttgattgtgcttattgttattttttcaagccctagatttatctcttgtatgattggttggccaccttttgtgcatttttaatttgtgatttgaatcgggagaggataattacaatagattaggagcttgaaacatatcatctcaataaaccgggaggttgagagttgggtgagggcttgttgatcttttgtgctcttgggagttatatgttataaattgaccggggacggcaattatgacccgtaatctactgttttagtcgtccgggagggggctagaactagtggggagatcgccctagataagtaggccatatcaagattaatattgctttagattgaaatTCATTActatccatcgaaatctagtccctaggataactttcattcgagtcattccccaatttattaattaagtttattttgttgttattttatttacttgctttatttagctttgttttagttattaacacctcttgaactttggttgtctaaatagattgaaaacaacttattaataatatttagaagtttaaattcatcaatccttgtggaatacgactttgcttcccttatattgcaactacaccgtatacttgcggcgtggtgaaaataatagcgaacaagtttttggcgccgttgccggggattggctgaatttttacttttgttattatgaaaagttgtttttgtctaatttagattttttttatattagtttatttatatgtttatagCTCCACTGTCCACATACCAAGAAGGATCAACTGCAGACTAAGTTACCATGACACGGGTACGGGTATCGGACTCGGGTCCGGATCCGAGTTTTCGATACTTATAGATACGGGGACACCGTCCTAACTTTGGACACGGGTGTGGGGATACGGcaaatagaaatatatatatatatatatatatatatatatatatatatatataaattgtaaaGTGAGGATGAGTGAAaagtttaaaattaataaatatataattaaatttgaagtaatGATTGTAAGTTTGTAACTCTCGAAATTGAAAAGTTTTGCGGCTGTCCGGGGTAGTAAGTTAGTGGTCGTcgtttccaccaaataattcctgcagaattatcaaaaactaattagtataatgataaacatggtcgatcccacagagagcaggtaaaatcattcaattccctataatctatatttttggtgatgccaccacgccttaacttgggagaaaatattaattaaactaagaaaacaaaattaatcaaataaaagactctagaaaaatatcaatagaaaggtaattcggctcaaataaatccacactaattcaaagctctgatcatcgatgcaataattaattaacccCTATTAACcaactagttataggataccgtaatacgcactgacataccccaattcctacttactgtgtcgatagacagctagatacgctagtcctgcctatttttcttattaaaatataacctagctggatacgccagtattagatttaatattctaatagcattaagatgaaggaacccaatttatatcaattatcctagatacgctagtaataattaatataccaattaattcctactacgaacacggtagttttatcactaatcagccatattccaacaattacggattggcaggaactaattgactgtaatccaattaaacctaagttggctagacttaaataaaatcggaattatctttaaacgctaggaattaatcggaatcaataggagcCAATtataaaaccaattaggtctcacaaattaataaattggtgcttcattattctcgccgaattaaaagtttagctattcataattaaattaacaacaatcaaagaaataaaagcaagcatgaaaataatcaaatacgataaacaaataaattgcaaattaaaaaaaaaaactaatgaaAATAAACTAGGCGattgaattaaaattgaaatagtATAACCACAAGTCTTCTGCCACCTAAAGGATCCAGCCGCAATTCTCCCAAATTCAAAGCTAGAAAAGtaataaaacctaactaaaCTTCATGCAAAAATTAAACGTGCTGAGCAATCATTAAGGGAATAAGAGTTGTCTTCTAAACAAAGTCAAACTAGTTATCTCTAATCTCAAAAGTTGCGGCTCCTTAAAGAAAAGAGTCCTAACTAAATAAAACACAAGGGATCAAAACCCCTAAGTGGCCGAACACCCCCAATTAACGAAACCCGGGATCAAAACCCCTAAGTGGCCGAACACCCCCAATTAACATGGGTTTCGGCCCCTTTCAAAAACTTAAGCCCAAAAATTAATCATAAGAGTATTTGGcttaattaaattacaaaataattagCTCCAAAGCCAAATCTCTAAATTCCTCCAAAAATCACCAACTTCTTCAACAATTTCTCGACTTTCAATATTTCTTCCATCTTCAAGCTTTCTTCTCCATCCATACAATCCCTACGCCAAAAGTGCAAATAACGGGTAATATCCGAGCAAAACCAATGGAAATTAACAAGGCAAAAGATAACTAATTCGCACACATCAATTAGTAACTCCAAATTgatagtaatacattttaaatccTAAAATTAATAGTAGAAAATGAAAAGTCTTATAAATTTAAAACTCCTAATTGTGGCTGTTAAGATTGTGGCTGTTACCGTAGTGGCTgttactttaattaaattagtgaattcaAAGAGTCAAAAGTTGCAGCTAAAAGTGCTGTAAAATACAAATTGTGGCTGTTAAAACACAGCAAGAAACCTTGGGCCAAAAATGTCGTGTCCGAAATGAAAGTCACGAGTCGAACAAGTATCCAGTGTCCTACTACGTGTCGTGTCGTGTCAACACGGATACCTTGGCCCAAATGTCGTGTCTGAGTAACACAGACTGCAGATAGATCCTGAGAAGCAACAACATCAACAGAAGTTATAGGAGGTGACTGTTGCACATCAGAGAAAAAAGCTTGGGGTGTTGTGTTATCTGTAAAATTTATTTCAAAGCGCTTGAAGCGCTTGAGAGCAACGTGACCAGAGCGACCACATAATTGACACATAATGCTCTTGGTGGAAGGTATAGAGCGATTGAAACCTCCACGAGGGGGAAAAATACCTCTTCCTTGACCACGATAGGCAAAATTTGTAGATAACTCAAAACCAGAGAGAATTTTGTTGCTGAAGTCTGAGTTCATAGGCTTGGAATGAGTATTGAATTTCCTACAAATTCTGAGTATCACTTTGATTCATAATGTTGACAACCAGAGCTTCATACTCTGGTCCAAATCCAGAGATAATATACATCACAAGCTCATCATCATTGATGAGTTGACCAACTGCAGATAGTTGATCGGCATAACTGCGCATTTTTAGAAAGAATTCTTCAACACTAATTGAGCATTTCTTCGTGGTCTAGAGAAGAAGACGCAACTGCATGATACGAACCTTAGATTGCGACATGAAGAGTCGCTCAAGAACAGACCAGAATTCACGTGAGGAGGTGCATCGGACAACATGTCCGAGCATAAATTCGGTGACGGATGATAACATCCAGCCGAGGAGGAATTGATCTCAGCGAAGCCACGCTGAGTGAGCTGTATTTTGTGGAGGAACATTGGTGGAAGTAGTCGAATGTAAAGGCGGCGGCGGTGCAACCGTAGGAGCAATGAACTCATAAGAGGAAAAATTGGAGTAATCAAGTTTGAGAATTTGTGGAAAGTGTGGAAGATTGACGATGGTGGACGAATTCTCCATGAAAGTGCAGAACGAGAGTAGGAAAGGTGAGAGAGATTGGAGCGGAAGCAGGGATCGAAGATGATGAACCTAGACTAATTTTTGACGTATGATACCATGTTAAACATAAGAGAAAAAGGGATAGAGACTAATaggagaaattaaaagaaacaagaaagagagaaattgatTTATGTTTTCATTGCTCAAATCAGATCACAAACACAACAATATTATACAAAGTTGCTATCTAACAAACtaacataataaattaatggaagCTTCCTAGTTAATCGGTTTTAACTAACTAGCAACAGCCTAACTACTTGCTGACTAAGCAagaatacaagtgaaaatttaaatacTTTAACAAAGATAATCTCTTTACCTATATGAGCAATGTCAACATCTTGGTCATtctccatttgaagctttgTTCCACTGTGATACTCAGAACCATAATTCAGATTAGAGAGATCATAAGAAACATGATTGGTTGCTCCTGAATCAGGATACCAAGTGTTCACACCATTATAATAAAAAGAGCGCATAGTGAGAAAAACCAATGTTATGGTATTGAAATACAAAAGGAAGTTCTGCCACATTAGCTCCAGGATTCAAGTGAAACTGAGGTCTAGACTGACGATTTTAATGATACCATTGTTATTGTGGCTGACTTGTTGTTTCGGCACAAAACTTTGATCACATATGTGCCAACATCGGTCCATTGTATGATTTGGTATGAAGCACACTTGGCAGAAGGGTACGTTTCCTATATGTTTCTGTCCTTACCTCCCACATTGATTGTAATGTGTAGACgaataattattactataaatgaaaTATGGATATTTTTATGGAtggatgaaaaaaaattatgcatatttttatggaagGAATGGagtagtaaatttataattaaatatggaCTTACATTCCGGCGAAGTATTCGACGTAAAATTAGCTGGTTTCGGGAGGAAGATTCGCAAACGACAGTAAAGTCTCGACAATCTTCACTTTCTACAGATTATTCTTTTTTGTTCTAATTAGTTTTCAAAGTTTGCAACTCAGTAGTAAAATGATTGACGCCGACTtagaataaatattaaattgatATTGACGTGGACTGATTTGTCACACGTTATTATAAATATCAATTTACGGTGCAACAACCAGTTTTTTACTGATTATAAATAACGACCATAAGTTTTCACTTCAATTAGCATTGGTCTTTGTCAAACTTTGTATTAATTTAGTCCTTATTCTCAGATATTATTAATCTATATATGTTAATCCATAAAGAGAACTATTAGCAaatacaataatttattttctcattaaaatatctttttcatttttagaaaaagttataattatatgttaatatatacatacacatatGTTGATAGGGTCGAGTTATAATGAGAAggattatttaattttgtgagaaatgaaaataaaaaataaagtacgTATTTAGTGTTGAATAAGTCGTAGTAAAGTAAACATATTGAATAAAGATATAAAGAAGATTAAATGCATTTTTGTCATATGTATGAAAAGTGAAAGAAGACTAAATtgatgggacagagggagtatgtaAATTAGTTACACTCTTGAAAGTGATTTGgatcatggataaatttataaatagaaTTGGCAGAATTGGTATTTATCTATACTTCTGTATGTGATAAATGAAAATATGACGAAGATCATAAATACGACTGACATCTAaaagaggtggtctcctgtacacctgggtgtaccgtacatccGGGTTGTACTCGACCCGGATCCTGACTCAGTTGAACTATTCTGacccattttttcttgaaatgacactaacattaacACGAAATTACACTAATACTAACAcgatcttgaaatgacactaacactattttgttttacaaatggcactatttaaaaaaaaaacactaacactatatattttgttttacaaatgacattatttcgaaaatgacactaacacttgacattcgggTATGATAGTCCAGTTGAGTTAGATCCAGATCAGGATTTAGGTCGAATACGATCCGGATGTACCATGCACCCAggtgtacaggagattttgtgtatCTTAAAAGCCCTCTATTCATTTTAAAGTCTGTTAAAATATCTCATTAAgctcacacacactcacacactcttttttctttatctcaTTAATCTCGTTattatcttatatatataacaagTTGTAACACCGACGAATTAGGTGCATCTACAAATTTCGTTTAATGACTATAAATTTAAGCTACGTATTACTAATAGCTCGAGTTGAGCCAATATGTTGGGAGATGAGCACAGCCGCatgaatcaaataaaatttcgaacatgttttattttgctaACTCTAAAGTTTATTTCATTTCTTGGTGAAGGAAGAACAAAAAATTCAACAATTTCTAAATTTAAACATAGCCTcttcttctatatatataaatgtgtgtgcgtttttttgataaattacaatattaaataaaaaatttaaaagtcgCGCAgcaggggactcgaacccaagaccctttgaccttaggcattaaccatataaatgtgtgtgtatatagtatctatatatatatatagtggcggattcgggggggggggggctgaagccccctcccaatttttgaggtttttttttaaaaatttaaatatagatatatatttcattttatatatctatatatatgtatataaataagaaatagaagaaaaaatataatacattatatatttatagtatatccaactatccatattaattatttgacattgtacattgatttgttacatttatgttatttttatcatatttttttcttatttaatttttaatgttgaatttgagtccattctaaagttaaaagtaaaattactaattattaacaatgaaagttagtttatttgtttagaaaatgaaatatatttttttaaaagaatgtATAAAAGTATGTTTTtgtatgctttcaatctacttgatgttgaattaattgaattgcaaataattatctattatattaagtgattgttaaaaaaatacatgaaaatgaagtgtacagaatgctcaaaaaaatttgcttcgaGGCCTCCCGTCCCTGAAGCTCCGTGTAAAATGTCTTCAGACGTCGTAGATAGTAGCCCAACTGACCAAGTGACTAATTTGATTTCTTTTACAAAAATTAGGTATTCccaaaaattgatttgattgaTTTATTCGAAGTTGATTTCTTTAGATGCATTTATTTGAAGTGGATAAGAAAGTGAAATCTACAATAACTTTATGTGTATTTTAGAAATCATCCGAAGAGGCGAAGAATATcggaaagaaataaattaagaaaGATCAACGTGGATGCCCATCTTTCTAGATTTGTTAAGAAACATGTCTTACAAGTTACAATGAATAGATTTGTTAAGAAATAAGTATGTCTTGCTAGTTGTTATAGTATCAACTtgttttccctaaaaaaaatatacattttgtTTGCtgccaaaagaaaaaaaataccattatacatgtaaatgaaaattaaatgaccccaaattaaaagaaagtaaataattatcataagatAGCAATAAATTGTTTCATAATACTTCCCTTCAACAACaattgaatttatatattagtACTAACTATTCCAAGATAATACAAATCCACACCGCAATTTGTTTTTTCCTAATTCTGTAGAAGttagtttttagtttataaaCAAGTATGTGTGATCAAATAAAACCATCCTTATAATGAATGGTGCGTCAtgtttgattttaaaattaaataatgttTTTATGTACATGCAACAATGCCTTTTCACCCATGCAATAATGTTTTTTGTGTatacaattatattttttaagatTACAATAATTAATGCTTTGTTCAGCTAATAAAGTAAGGTTGTTATTCACTGCATCTCAATCCTTTGTAATATGCTTGTCTTAGAGCATCCACTATAATGCTATTGATTTTCTCTAGGAGATTATTAGTgttccacaattttatgtgtatcATTATGTTTCActcttataattattattttaataataacttttataaaaataaatttattataatactataaattatacttaacttttatttctaaaaatttaaaaattttaaaattatatatcataatttttaatttatatcaaCCTATTATAagttaataaaagtgaaattaaatgatgaaaaataattatgtacCCTAATTAGAtgaaataaactctagttaataatcataaaattaaagtaaaacatacaaagttgaaattgaagaaaaaatatataagaaaataaataaaattgaaaatgggaTACGAAGTGGAATATCAAATGTGGTATATTGAATCTTAATCCGTATAgggagcgtttactttgcatgattgataggatgcatgattgagtatttttatcctcaataaTATGATTTTTCCAATCCCACCttttaaatgagataagaatcaaacaaaactagctcaaatgatagaaataatcaatgGCCTTGGTATATCCCAAAGTTTAAatccataaaaaaataaaataagggattaaccttactatttttatctatcaatgctaatccttcaaagtaaatgTCCCCCTATAGCAGTGTCATATTAATGtcaaaactaataaaattaacttCAACCCTTAAAAGATAGGAATGAgcgaaaataaaaacacctcttagaATATAAAAGAGGCACCCATTTCAAcccttaaatcatcaaaatctacgattgattcatcactttgtttgatgaatttatggtattgagttcgaatccaataggtagcgaaaattttaattttcgcaATTCAGACATTTATACAataaattcatacatgttctatatagaattcatacatttacaaacGATAAATCTCATCCGTTAGATTATGAGTAGATCAACGGTGTAAATCTATTCCTATACATATGAAGTAGTTCAAATACAAACTTCTTATCGTGAGAACTGTGAGAAGCACGAGACGTATAAAGTAAATGCATTTTACATGTAAAGTAATTTCACTATGATAATGTACTGAAAAAACAAAGTAAATGCATTTAAAGTATAAAGTAATTTCACtatgataatattatatgtTCAGTTCATTATCTTAGGGCAATTATTTTAATGCACTTATAAAAAAATCGCTTCCTCCAAGACTTGAACCTAAGTGTTGTATTCATCTATCAGATAATACATTCATTGTAAATCTTTATAATCGAAGATTTAGGAATGATTctccattctaattttaaataggggtttttatttaaaaacttgtgtgtgtgtgtgtgtattcccTCTGTCTATTAAAAGTgatttgtatttcattttgaattGTTCCACTATAAATGGCTTATTTctataaatgataaattttttaatcCATAAAAAAATGTAGGTCCTATCATTTTAAATCActttatatgttattttttatttttttattttacgtGTAATAAAGTAACTCGCCCCCTCTTAgctggacgaagggagtatatatttgtaGCAAtgaatctatgcagccacattgtggccacccacaaactagtataataaggaaaatcttgatttatttaatttattttttaaaataaaaataggatttagttattttattatattctctacattgtacttatttttttttaaatttttttttgcattttttatttttaatttattttttaataaaaataaaaaaaatgccaaaaaattgcaaaaaataactacaatgtagaaaatatgataaaataactaaattttatttttattttaaaaaataaattaaataaattaaattattttttatttaaataaattgtgggtggccacaatgctGTTTAACATTACTCTATTTATAATTCCACAATAAAGCGGGATTAACAACAAAACAGGCCAATGCATTCTCACGTTATATATGTCTTATGCATTCACTTTGCcaattaattaagaattaaaaGCTATCTAGTTTTCAGGTATTATATTGGATTATAGAATATTTTCAATCATTTTGTAATGTCTCACTTTTACAGTTACACCCCTACAAAAATACCATTTCTTTTTGCCCTTTTTCTGTCTTTTTATGAACTCAAAACAAAGATGAGGAAGAATTAATACAGCCGAGCAGTTGCCAGTTGCAATTTGGTCCTAAAAAGACATTTGAAAAAGTCAACCTAGCAGTTAAATACCCCGATTTTTTCCCTTATTACAATTTCCCCCAAATTCAATGCAAAAGCCACAAATAACTGAATACCAAACAGAGAAAAGTTATTCGCCTATGTCTGCGTTGCGAAACACGAATCCAAATACTTATCAAATAAATCCATTTTCTCTCTTTTACAAGTAATATCAGAAACTCAGTGATCATAGCCTCGAAATCCGTTCTTCTTAGAATCCAGAAATCTCAGTTGATTGATTAGCTGGCTTCGGTTGATTAGTTTGCAAAAAATTATCGACCAAAACGATGAAGAAATCGAAGTTTCTCAAGAGCTCAAAGGAGTTGCTCTCTCGGAGCTTCAATCCTTCCAAATGGTTTAGTCCTCTTGAATCCTCCACCTAATTCTTATTCCGCATCACTTTAAAATAGGAAAACATAAAAGTAAAATTGATTTGTTATGCGCCattctttttttatatgaaactctGTATGCATTCATTCTTGCGTAGGAGTATTTGAATGAATGAATCTGTTCTCTTTTGGTTATGCAGCAAGACGTCGTTGAGGCTGGCGGCGTCGCGGCTCAAGTTGTTGAGGAACAAGAAAGAAGCTCAGGTGAAGCAGACGAGGCGGGAAATATCACTCTTGCTCGAATCCGGACAAGATCAAACGGCTCGAATCCGAGTAATGATTCCGCGCCTCTTTGGCTttgtcataatttttttattttatcattttcctGCAATTGGCTATGTGTTCTGATCGAGAATCATTACGCAGAAAAAGCGTGGATATTAATTAGATCCAAATCAGACTTGTGTAGGGACCGCATAAACGTTGATCTAGAATTGACTTGTAACAGTGAAGGATAACGTTGTCTGGTTTCGGATGATAATGTTCCAAACGGCTTAAGACTAAATTAGGACACAACAAATCACAGAAGCCGAGTTGTCAGTCTTATCTGTTCAAAGTGAAATGCTCAGTTTGGCTACTgttacctttttccttttaatttcatGGGCTACTTTTTTGTCCCTAAATTTGTTTTGCAATTTTTTCTTACAAAACTGGAGATTGAAGTTTGTTGGTAGTTGGCCATATATGATTTACAGCACCacattatacatatatatgtccATGTTTCATCAAGCACAATATATGAGCTGTGCTTGCGATTAGCTGAAAATGATGCCTGATGAACCAAGTCGTGTGTGCTTTTGGTTTTTTATAACCATTTCCTCTCTGATTTTGGTTGTaacttatattccaacactaTTCCTAGATGAGACCATCTTTTCATGACTATCGTAATCTTTCAGGTTGAGCATGTGATTAGGGAAGAGAAGATGTTGGCTGCATTTGATCTTATCGGAATCTATTGCGAACTTATTGTTGCAAGGCTGCCTATTATTGAATCTCAAAAGTACGTGGATCACTAAAgcaataaatttttattttttttaaataatccaATTATATTTGGACTGTTTTATGAGGGCATATCCACTTGGACTGTTTTATGAGGCATTTCATTTATCTGTTTTCTCCATTATCTTGTAGGATTTGCCCCATTGACCTGAAAGAGGCAATTGCAAGCGTAGTCTATGCTTCCCCGAGATGTGGAGACGTACCTGAACTTGTAGAAGTCAAGAAACAATTTACAGAGAAATACGGAAAAGATTTTGTAACTGCAGCCATAGAACTTCGTCCAGAATGTGGTGTCAGCCGTATGGTATGTTCTGGAATCCGATCCCTTCTATTTATTTAGTACATAAAATGTAACGTTGTACAGAAGTAAATGTGCTCGGGTTGCCAAACGACAGAATCTTATCTCTAGTTTGTTATTTACGTTGTTCTATTGCAGTTGGTTGAGAAGTTATCTGCATTGGCACCAGATGGAGAGACCAAAACTAAAATTTTGAGCACGATAGCTGAGGAGCACAACGTCAAGTGGGAAGCTAAATCATTCGAACAGAACTCCGCACCAGCCAGTGATTTGCTGGTATAATATTCCTATCTACAGTTTATGATGTGATATTTTATCTAAAGTTGGACT contains:
- the LOC130988474 gene encoding uncharacterized protein LOC130988474; this translates as MNSDFSNKILSGFELSTNFAYRGQGRGIFPPRGGFNRSIPSTKSIMCQLCGRSGHVALKRFKRFEINFTDNTTPQAFFSDVQQSPPITSVDVVASQDLSAVCVTQTRHLGQGIRVDTTRHVVGHWILVRLVTFISDTTFLAQGIVWMEKKA